A region from the Haloarcula limicola genome encodes:
- a CDS encoding methyltransferase domain-containing protein gives MRSYITTVGKWVLAKTDALGIATPDVIYGFGDRWLDLVSNTPTEEAHAVADVLYREYEPDSVIDFGCGLGRYLTGFQAHGAAIHGVEGFSEARDHAEIPAEALTIHDLREPLELDERYELALCIEAAEHIPSRFADTLVETLTAAAPRVVFTAAPPGHRGTHHVNEAPREYWIEKFRSNGFSYAAEETDRLQESIRSEIDAAEWVADRPFIFVEQ, from the coding sequence GCTCGCAAAGACGGACGCGCTCGGCATCGCCACGCCCGACGTCATCTACGGGTTCGGCGACCGCTGGCTCGATCTGGTCTCTAACACGCCGACCGAGGAAGCCCACGCCGTCGCCGACGTGCTCTACCGGGAGTACGAACCCGATTCCGTGATCGACTTCGGATGCGGGCTCGGTCGCTACCTCACCGGGTTCCAGGCTCACGGGGCCGCCATCCACGGCGTCGAGGGCTTTTCCGAGGCCCGAGACCACGCCGAGATACCGGCCGAGGCGCTCACCATCCACGACCTCCGCGAGCCGCTGGAACTCGACGAGCGGTACGAGTTAGCGCTGTGTATCGAGGCCGCCGAACACATCCCGTCGCGGTTCGCCGACACGCTCGTCGAGACGCTCACGGCAGCCGCGCCGCGCGTGGTCTTCACCGCCGCGCCGCCCGGCCACAGGGGGACCCACCACGTGAACGAAGCCCCGCGGGAGTACTGGATCGAGAAGTTCCGGTCGAACGGGTTCTCGTACGCCGCCGAGGAGACGGACCGGCTCCAGGAATCGATCCGCTCCGAGATCGACGCCGCGGAGTGGGTCGCCGACCGTCCCTTCATCTTCGTCGAGCAGTAG
- a CDS encoding right-handed parallel beta-helix repeat-containing protein: MNAVRTHASLFLLSALIVTGTAALGLLPLGAAQTVGDGTFVVESTSEGKSFDYAFTVEGSVSKTQADGYAAEASDRVVENDDGTVTVTGTAGDQWGDAYEVEGRIVAFEKTSGDSEFRLELDGEDVTGVLTGQRSGTAASVEPIDACTTITEPGRYELTTDLQDSGVETCIRVRSDDVVIDGDGHVVDGVGRNDTVGVRVFNGTDGERVGPELANVTVTDLRVRDWERGVVAGEIFRGGPTLRVSDLDARGNGGGLLLYDAEDSTVENVTLAENGDGLRTWETTNLTVRSLNASANADVGVRVGQASRNVTLSDLRATDNGDRGVVVGTTGVSRVAIRDADVRNNGGVGVDFRFDVFNHTVSNTVIAGNGGDGVRLVDASDVRIRDTVVRDNAGDGIRTTRSTGTLGNVTLRGNAGAAFNDTARDGDGFDADRLSISGVTVSFTGEPTLAAATSLPPLPDGYERTGEALRAVSALPSDDLRAAFSVPARSDGEHAELWYHDGETWTRVEGATVDGGSVTVSVVGNGTLALLEPSGPSGDATPVTEGAGGEDAAERLAN, translated from the coding sequence ATGAACGCGGTACGGACCCACGCGAGTCTGTTCCTCCTCTCGGCGCTCATCGTGACGGGAACCGCGGCGCTCGGCCTGTTGCCCCTCGGAGCGGCACAGACCGTCGGCGACGGCACCTTCGTCGTCGAGTCGACGTCGGAGGGGAAGTCCTTCGATTACGCGTTCACCGTCGAGGGATCGGTCTCGAAGACGCAGGCCGACGGCTACGCGGCCGAAGCGAGCGACCGAGTCGTCGAGAACGACGACGGAACAGTCACCGTCACCGGGACCGCCGGCGACCAGTGGGGCGACGCCTACGAGGTCGAGGGACGCATCGTCGCCTTCGAGAAGACCAGCGGAGACTCCGAGTTCCGCCTCGAACTCGACGGCGAGGACGTGACCGGCGTCCTCACGGGACAGCGCAGCGGCACCGCCGCGAGCGTCGAGCCGATCGACGCCTGCACGACCATCACCGAACCCGGCCGCTACGAGCTGACGACGGACCTGCAGGACAGCGGCGTCGAGACGTGCATCCGCGTCCGGTCCGACGACGTGGTCATCGACGGCGACGGGCACGTCGTCGACGGCGTCGGTCGGAACGATACGGTCGGCGTCCGCGTGTTCAACGGGACCGACGGCGAGCGCGTCGGCCCGGAACTCGCCAACGTCACCGTCACCGACCTGCGGGTGCGCGACTGGGAGCGCGGCGTCGTCGCCGGCGAGATCTTCCGGGGCGGGCCGACGCTGCGCGTCTCGGACCTCGACGCCCGTGGCAACGGGGGCGGCCTCCTCCTCTACGACGCCGAGGACTCGACGGTCGAGAACGTCACGCTCGCCGAGAACGGCGACGGACTGCGGACGTGGGAGACGACGAACCTCACGGTGCGCTCGCTGAACGCCTCGGCCAACGCTGACGTGGGCGTCCGCGTCGGACAGGCCTCCCGCAACGTCACGCTCTCCGACCTGCGGGCGACGGACAACGGCGACCGCGGCGTCGTCGTCGGCACGACGGGCGTCAGCCGTGTGGCTATCCGCGACGCCGACGTGCGGAACAACGGCGGCGTCGGCGTCGACTTCCGGTTCGACGTGTTCAATCACACCGTCTCGAACACGGTAATCGCGGGCAACGGGGGCGACGGCGTCAGACTCGTCGACGCCAGCGACGTTCGGATTCGGGACACGGTCGTCCGTGACAACGCCGGCGACGGAATCAGAACGACGCGGAGCACCGGCACGCTCGGCAACGTCACGCTCCGGGGCAACGCCGGAGCGGCGTTCAACGACACGGCGCGGGACGGCGACGGGTTCGACGCCGACCGGCTCTCGATCTCCGGCGTGACGGTCTCGTTCACCGGGGAACCGACGCTCGCGGCGGCGACTTCGCTCCCGCCGCTCCCCGACGGTTACGAGCGGACCGGTGAGGCGCTCCGAGCGGTGAGCGCGCTCCCGTCGGACGACCTCCGTGCCGCGTTCTCCGTCCCGGCCCGCAGCGACGGGGAGCACGCCGAACTGTGGTACCACGACGGCGAGACGTGGACGCGAGTCGAGGGTGCGACCGTCGACGGTGGCAGCGTCACGGTCTCGGTCGTCGGTAACGGCACCCTCGCACTGCTCGAACCGAGCGGGCCGAGCGGAGACGCTACGCCGGTGACCGAAGGCGCCGGCGGCGAAGACGCGGCCGAACGACTGGCAAACTGA
- a CDS encoding phosphoribosyltransferase: MGELPEEFPCTITNWEYIYGLCRDVADDVKAADFEPDVVVALARGGWFAGRCLCDFLGLDDLASLKVEHYVGTAQKGDEAEVRYPLADGAVEGKDVLVVDDIADTGQSLETAAEAVQEQDPGSVRTATLQLLQTSEHEPEFVGERLDEWTWVVYPWNFVEDMIELVGSVMEKSDRTVHTTDDVRSLLRSYHGVERIEMEIAQPDRLDEVMDEMVRRDAATREGEGWRLTDG; this comes from the coding sequence ATGGGCGAGTTACCGGAGGAGTTCCCGTGTACGATCACCAACTGGGAGTACATCTACGGCCTCTGTCGTGACGTGGCCGACGACGTGAAGGCCGCCGACTTCGAACCGGACGTGGTCGTCGCCTTGGCCCGCGGCGGGTGGTTCGCCGGTCGATGCCTCTGTGACTTCCTCGGGCTCGACGACCTGGCGAGCCTGAAGGTCGAACACTACGTCGGCACCGCACAGAAGGGCGACGAGGCCGAGGTCCGCTATCCGCTGGCCGACGGCGCGGTCGAGGGAAAGGACGTCCTCGTCGTCGACGACATCGCCGACACCGGCCAGTCTCTCGAGACGGCCGCCGAGGCCGTACAGGAGCAGGACCCCGGGAGCGTCCGGACGGCGACGCTACAGCTGCTTCAGACCAGCGAGCACGAACCGGAGTTCGTCGGCGAGCGCCTCGACGAGTGGACGTGGGTCGTCTACCCCTGGAACTTCGTCGAGGACATGATCGAACTCGTCGGCAGCGTCATGGAGAAGAGCGACCGGACGGTCCACACCACCGATGACGTCCGCTCGCTCCTCCGGTCGTACCACGGCGTCGAGCGCATCGAGATGGAGATCGCCCAGCCCGACCGCCTCGACGAAGTGATGGACGAGATGGTCAGGCGGGACGCGGCGACGAGAGAGGGCGAGGGCTGGCGACTCACCGACGGCTAA
- a CDS encoding site-2 protease family protein, which translates to MAHTSSSTDLPDPERLADAFYVYEVDTTPEDGIRYYGEPMTERERVVQAVGPTFRSRGYRVRLTEETGEYVLVAEKRSLGVDGVPWTNVALALATLLSTLYAGSRWYGLPVISDPVSLVGAWPFAAAVLGILAVHEFGHYALSRYHEVQASLPYFIPLPFNVIGTLGAVIQMNDNIPDRKALFDIGVAGPLAGLAATILVTAVGVTMDPVRVPGGLIAHVDIGYPLLIRGIAALLGEQVVYADPTLIPNPVVIAGWVGAFVTFLNLLPVGQLDGAHVTRSLLGDRMRSIQLAVPLLLFGLAGYLVAFENGQAAALWAFWGVLTLVFGRVGSATPLDETPLGTKRAAVGVLTFVLGVLCFAPVPIVISL; encoded by the coding sequence ATGGCCCACACGTCGTCGTCGACGGACCTCCCCGACCCCGAGCGACTCGCCGACGCCTTCTACGTCTACGAGGTGGACACGACGCCCGAGGACGGGATCCGGTACTACGGCGAGCCGATGACGGAACGCGAGCGCGTCGTGCAGGCGGTCGGGCCGACGTTTCGCAGTCGCGGCTATCGGGTCCGTCTCACGGAGGAGACCGGCGAGTACGTCCTCGTCGCCGAGAAGCGGTCGCTGGGCGTCGACGGCGTCCCGTGGACGAACGTCGCCCTGGCGCTGGCGACGCTGCTCTCGACGCTGTACGCGGGGAGCCGGTGGTACGGGCTACCGGTCATCTCGGACCCGGTCTCGCTGGTGGGAGCGTGGCCCTTCGCGGCGGCGGTGCTCGGCATCCTCGCGGTCCACGAGTTCGGCCACTACGCGCTGAGCCGGTACCACGAGGTGCAGGCGAGCCTGCCCTACTTCATCCCGCTCCCGTTCAACGTCATCGGCACGCTGGGGGCGGTCATCCAGATGAACGACAACATCCCCGACCGGAAGGCGCTGTTCGACATCGGCGTCGCGGGACCGCTCGCGGGGCTGGCGGCGACGATATTGGTCACCGCCGTCGGCGTCACGATGGACCCCGTTCGGGTCCCCGGCGGCCTCATCGCGCACGTCGACATCGGCTACCCGCTGCTGATTCGCGGCATCGCGGCGCTGCTCGGCGAACAGGTCGTCTATGCCGACCCGACCCTGATCCCCAATCCCGTCGTCATCGCCGGGTGGGTCGGCGCGTTCGTCACGTTCCTGAACCTGCTGCCGGTGGGACAACTCGACGGCGCGCACGTCACGCGCTCGCTGTTGGGCGACCGGATGCGGTCGATCCAGCTGGCGGTCCCGCTGCTCCTGTTCGGCCTCGCGGGCTACCTCGTCGCCTTCGAGAACGGCCAGGCGGCGGCGCTGTGGGCGTTCTGGGGCGTGCTGACGCTCGTCTTCGGACGCGTCGGGTCGGCGACGCCGCTGGACGAGACGCCGCTCGGGACCAAACGGGCGGCCGTCGGCGTCCTGACGTTCGTCCTCGGCGTGCTGTGTTTCGCGCCGGTACCGATCGTCATCTCGCTGTGA